A single window of Hyla sarda isolate aHylSar1 chromosome 2, aHylSar1.hap1, whole genome shotgun sequence DNA harbors:
- the SKA2 gene encoding spindle and kinetochore-associated protein 2 isoform X1 — translation METAVNKLEALFQKAESDLDYIEQKLEFEIRKSLPEESSQDNPTVLLEQLASVKSRFKGLSSQLDKIAADQQKSVESIQATIANTLKMVQHLQQQTDFQVPPFSDEELRALQQFETLASKGMNLK, via the exons ATGGAGACAGCAGTCAATAAGCTGGAGGCTCTG TTTCAAAAAGCTGAGTCTGACTTGGATTACATTgaacaaaaactggagtttgaaataCGGAAGAGCCTCCCAGAGGAATCGTCCCAG GATAACCCTACTGTATTGCTGGAGCAGTTGGCCAGTGTGAAGTCACGCTTTAAGGGTCTGTCTTCCCAGCTCGACAAGATTGCTGCAGACCAGCAAAAGTCAGTGGAAAGCATTCAGGCAACAATTGCAAACACGTTGAAAATGGTGCAGCATTTACAACAGCAAACAGATTTTCAG gtACCCCCTTTTTCAGATGAAGAACTTCGTGCTCTTCAACAGTTTGAGACACTAGCATCAAAAGGCATGAACCTGAAATGA
- the SKA2 gene encoding spindle and kinetochore-associated protein 2 isoform X2 gives MSAAGYLHPFQKAESDLDYIEQKLEFEIRKSLPEESSQDNPTVLLEQLASVKSRFKGLSSQLDKIAADQQKSVESIQATIANTLKMVQHLQQQTDFQVPPFSDEELRALQQFETLASKGMNLK, from the exons ATGAGCGCGGCCGGCTATCTGCACCCA TTTCAAAAAGCTGAGTCTGACTTGGATTACATTgaacaaaaactggagtttgaaataCGGAAGAGCCTCCCAGAGGAATCGTCCCAG GATAACCCTACTGTATTGCTGGAGCAGTTGGCCAGTGTGAAGTCACGCTTTAAGGGTCTGTCTTCCCAGCTCGACAAGATTGCTGCAGACCAGCAAAAGTCAGTGGAAAGCATTCAGGCAACAATTGCAAACACGTTGAAAATGGTGCAGCATTTACAACAGCAAACAGATTTTCAG gtACCCCCTTTTTCAGATGAAGAACTTCGTGCTCTTCAACAGTTTGAGACACTAGCATCAAAAGGCATGAACCTGAAATGA